In Zygosaccharomyces rouxii strain CBS732 chromosome F complete sequence, a single window of DNA contains:
- the BCP1 gene encoding protein-transporting protein BCP1 (similar to uniprot|Q06338 YDR361C Saccharomyces cerevisiae BCP1 Essential protein involved in nuclear export of Mss4p), giving the protein MLETIKLSELTKKRRASEDDTGSEIDISSTDSEGDEEQVNDEEVVNIDFDFFGGNPQVDFHAIKNLLRQILGNEESNKVQLSQLSDLILASPTTTIKTDGPESDPYCFLSFVDYKENRDSDYARYLRRDERMASFLRTVESNSKKSCALLLGERLINMPTEVVPPLYKITLEDVTNALGDGKHYDFYVILSRKYEVNFDMDSDSEDEDQGKRSKKRVKQHEVDYFHVEDRIFEKNAKLHFDLQPHKGLIPTYIVLSHQDLLKSISELEHELQSW; this is encoded by the coding sequence ATGCTTGAAACTATTAAGCTAAGTGAGCTCACCAAGAAGCGTCGTGCCTCTGAAGATGATACAGGTTCTGAGATTGATATCAGTAGCACCGATTCCGAGGGAGATGAAGAGCAAGtaaatgatgaagaggtTGTCAATATAgattttgatttctttggtggtaaccCACAAGTGGATTTCCATGCTATTAAAAACCTTTTACGTCAAATTTTGGGTAATGAAGAGAGTAATAAGGTTCAGTTAAGTCAATTAAGTGATCTGATACTAGCATCTCCAACAACTACCATTAAAACAGACGGACCTGAATCTGATCCATACTGTTTCTTATCGTTTGTGGACTATAAGGAGAACCGCGATTCTGATTATGCACGTTACTTGCGTAGAGATGAAAGAATGGCTTCATTTTTGCGTACGGTAGAATCgaattcaaagaagagCTGTGCACTTTTGCTCGGTGAACGTTTAATTAATATGCCTACAGAAGTAGTACCTCCATTGTACAAAATTACCTTAGAAGATGTGACCAACGCGCTAGGAGATGGTAAGCATTATGATTTTTATGTGATTCTAAGTCGTAAATACGAAGTGAATTTTGATATGGATAGTGatagtgaagatgaagaccAAGGTAAGCGTTCTAAGAAAAGGGTTAAACAGCATGAAGTCGATTATTTCCATGTGGAAGACAggatttttgaaaaaaatgcaaaattaCACTTCGATTTACAGCCTCACAAAGGGTTGATTCCAACATATATAGTGTTATCGCATCAAGACTTGCTAAAGAGCATTTCCGAATTAGAGCATGAACTTCAATCATGGTGA